ACTACTGGAAAACATTGTTGCTGTTCCAGCTTTGTttcacctgttatacagcattgcaatatgaagaacagtacgagaattGTCTCTGaagtcaatccagtcactacggaaattGTGACTAAACACGCACTCCAACTATCAACTACTGAGAAGTGGATGGCTATTCCATTTCCAACAAGTTTGAAATTATGTAGTGTTTTATTCAAGTTTAGAGTCAGTGTTGGTAttgtaattttttgtttttttataacTAGGAAAAGGAGGAACTCTTAAAGGAGGTGGTTACCTTGAGAAGTGAAGTTACAAGGTTGACAAATATTCTGGGACTAAACACAACCAACACCACTGTTGATACAGCTAACAGTACATTACCAACTGTAAATACTACTGCTTCTGTCACTACAAGTTTAAACACAACTTCTGAAATTGTCAATGTTACCAATAATGATCCAGAGTGAATGTATATTTATTTGTTTGTGAATTTATATGCAAATAATTCGGTACTCACACTTTTGAGGCAAGTgaaatattggaatacattgcAACCCTGTCTTATCAGGTTACCATGTAATGTTGACACTACTACCAAATGACGTCTTTGCAGCAGTAATTATAGGCAGACCCAGAGTAATGTTGGGAAATAAATCATTAATATGATTTATTTGGCATCGGTATACTGAGTGAATATTGCACACAATGGTAGCAATTGTAGATACTGTCACCCGCCTgcatggtaattttagagctgcatgcaaatttattattgcatttgatagtcaTGTGATCTGATTATTTTTTGTTTATAAGTACTGGTATGAGCACATGGTGTATTAATTGGAAAAGTAGTGAGTTTCTGGTGTTGTTTAGTGCCAAAAAGCATGGATAACTATGTAGTTTGAGTATCCATTCCAACCTCGGGCCAGATTTACAAGCAGTGGATCTCTTCAGGTAGCCATTGGTGAGCGAGATACATTAATGAACAGGAGTCCCTACTCATCTGACAATCTGTTATTAACATGTGTGGAACAGATGGAAAATTTGGACTGCATGCTCAGAGAAAATGAGGGGTCTGCAACACTTCGAATCTAACCTTCTATGAGATTTGAATCTTGATGAATCCCAGTGAAATCACAACAAATCTTATATCTCTACTAAATTTGAGAGAAAAGGCAATTAGTATTTAATGGGCTCCCTTTAATATTAAATAATAGATTTTAACAAATAAATAACCACCTGCCCACATGGTATTTTTTGCCTGATTAGGATGGGAAACAAACATTTTACAATTGTTGGCCTAACTCAGATGATTGCAATTACTGGTTTTGATGATACTCAATATTCAGCAAATAAggtcacataaacttaattattagtttatcatcctcctgcactcaaaatagcagtgcgggagggcagatttttattttttattaactagatagctgaattagccagttaaaatgactcagaatgcagttgtcttagactgctctagcaaggtaccaactttaaaaggtgctggatggctgcactatGCCATCAGTGGTgcaaaaaaatccttgatgaggtaagaaaaatggtgatgcaggcagggatgagaaactaatactTAAGTTTATGTGGTCTAAAGAGTGCATTTCCTTCTATTAAATTCATCAACGTATACATAGTGCTCATTTAAAATGCAatacattatgtaataattactATACTGATACAAAAATTTACATATACAGCAAAGTGTGTAATGCTTTACATTATAGAACACTTATTAACAATTTTACCTACTCCTTTGGCTACACTACCTACTCCGTTAGCTATGTCTGCCAGAGGGTTGCTATCCTCTCTTTGGTGACTAACTGCAAGTTGTTGGGGTTGTTGGGATTGTCTCATCTCTCTCTTTAGTTCCCTGTTCTCTGCTTGCATATCGCGCATGTCTTCCTTCATGCTTGCAACACTTCGCTCCATTACAGTTTGGTTTTGTAGTTgtagtaattttttttcttctgcCATTTGGTGATCGTGATTTTGTCTTATTAGTTCCATCGTGTCACGTTGCTCTTTAATCATTTCTCTCAGTTTTCTGTTCTCTTCTTGTTCTATTGTTTGTTTTGCTGATAGTTGCTGGTAAACTTCATTTCGGTTTTCAGAATAACTGGTTTGGTGCTGCAGTTGCTGTTGAAGAGATTTGATTTCTTGTTGCAGACTATCAATGGATTCTTGTTGTGACCTTGTTGCTGTGATGCTTTGCTCCTCAAAACTCTTAAGCAGATCTTGATGCTCTGATAAACTCTGTTGGCAGTTTTTAAGCATCTCTTCTTGCTCCATTTTCTCTCTTCTTGCTTTATCATATTTCTCCTTTGCCCATTTGAACAGCTTATTGGTATACAACTGGCAATGATTCTCGTGATATACATGTTCCACCATGCCAAGAAACTCCCTGCATTTCTGCTGACGGTAAGCATTATCTCCCCTCTTCATTCTTGACTCAACTGTCACAAAACGGTATTGGACATGCTCAAGTAGCCACTTCAAACGATCGGGGCATCTGGGGTTACTCAACCATTGAAAGATCTGCTGTTTCTGTTCACTCTCGTTGCTGCCCATGTCATCTGCATGAGTGTATAGGATGAATGCATGAGGCCAGAATGTACCAAGTTGATCTAGGGCATTTACAACACTCTCAGTGGAAAGATCAAACCTTGCTGTACCATTGAAGCAAATCACAATGGCATGTACTCCCTCTTGAGCATAGTAAAGAGCCTTTCCCAGGTCAGTCATACGCTGCTCTTCTGACTCATAAGCATCAGAAAAACCAGGAGTGTCGATTAGAAGAACTTTTTTGTCCAGTACGTAACAACTATGAGCCTCACTCTTGGTTGTCACAGATACTGCTCCTCCCTTTGTGTTGAACACATTTTGACCACAGAAGAAGTTACAAGCTGTGCTCTTCCCACTACCAGTAACACCAATCACCATGATAGCATAGTTGTGGTCTGTAGGGTAATTGTCCTCCATGCTGAGAGACTGTGCAGTGTTGACGGAAGCAGTGTGGCCAGTTGTGGAGTGGTATGGTGTAGAAAGAGGGGGGTGGGGCACTCGTCCTGAGGAAGGCTGAGTCATTGACGGGTAACTAGACGACAAAGGAGGTTGTGTTGTGCTAGGATATTGATGGGAATACATTAGTGGTCCAGTGTGAACTTCGTTTGGAGCACTGTATAATCTCTCCGTCCTTCCCGGTGGCATGCTGTATGGTTGTGGGTTGCGGTACATCTCCCTCGATATTCCCGCACCTGTTGGATTTGTCATTGGCTGGGATCTGTAGACGTACCTTTCATCCGACCCGTACGGAGGTGATAAAGGATGGGAGCGATGTTCATTCTGTTGCTCTTCTAATACGAGTTGTATTTGTTCCTGTGAAAGTACTGGTATAGGATCCCATCTCCCGCCTGATTGCGATTGTCCGCCTCCGTAAAGTGCTACGATTTGTCTTTTCTGACTAGCAGTAAGGCCGGCTACAACGGGATCAACTCTACTCCTGAAGGACATGCTTCAACTTAAACTTCACCGCAATGCATCAGCAAGAAGTGCAAGGGTAACTTTAAATACAAATTTTCACGTGAtgcatatattatataattgcattatataattatataatttatactccttttaaaaaaaattacataattGAACACAACCATTTTGCTGCTGCCTTGCCAACCGTGGGCAACATTATTTTAGCTCCCTCCACCATCATCCCGCTCATTGATGAAGAGCTGTTTTCTTGTTTATGCTGATGACCTTTTTCTTCTTGCATCATCTGCAACCTAGCATCCATGTAAACAACTTTGTCTCTCAGCTCCCGTCGCTCCTGATTACTAACCATTAGCTCATATCTTAGTTCGTCTAAGAAAACATCAACAGCTTCTTTCTTAGATTGTGATTCTAACTCAGCAACCTGTTTGGAATCTTCATTATACTTGGCTAacattttttcttttgatgcataATGGTCACTGACAACATGTTGGTGTTCTTGTCTGGATTGGTCCATCTGTTGTTGCACTTCTGCTACATGCCTCTGATATTTCATCCTCTCATCATCACGACAACTTCTCAGCTGACTCTCAAGATTATAAATGTATTGCTGCTGCCTTCTCATTGTATCTGTGTATTGCTGGTCCTTACGATGGAGGTCTCCCTCCATGTCCTGCACAAAGCTCTGATATTGCCACAAACTTCTCTGTGTCTCTTTCAGCTGTCTCTCATGCTGAATTTTTTGTTGTTTCACATGGTCATATTTCTTTTTAGCCCACTGGAAGAATTGGTTGGTGTACCGTTGGTAATGGTTATGAGCAGAGATCACCTCTATCATGTGTAACAACTCCTGACACTTGTCCTGGTAATAGCTTGTACTCATACTGTAGTGCTTGGATTCCACAGTCATTGTACGATGGGATACTTTGTTAAACAGCCACTTCATACGTTCAGGACATTTGGGGTGGTTTAGCCATTCAGTGATTTTGCATTTCCGTTCTTCTTCATTGTGTCCCATATCAGCAGAGTGGGTGTACAGTATAAACGTGTATGGCCAAAATGCTCCCAGAACTTCAAATTCTTTTAACAAGTTAGCAACAGAGCTATCAAATCTACGGGACCCATCAAGACACAGGACTATAGCATTGACACCATCTTTAGCAAACAGAATAGCCCTACCCAGTTCTGCCATACGAACTTCATCTGAAGCAAACTCATCCCCAAACCCAGGTGTATCAATAAACAAGACCCGTTTTCCTAAAATAGTCTGGACGTGTGCATCACTTTTAGCAGTAACAGCAATGGCACCACCTTCAGTTTCAAAAACGTTCTCACCAATAAAAAAGTTACAAGTAGAACTTTTCCCACTTCCTGTAACACCAACAACTAACAACGAATAGTCCACATTAGACATGTCCTCAATGGAAGATAACTTAAGAGTAATACCAAGAGATGTCAGATCAGTGCTTAACTGGGAGACACAATGTGAATCTGATGTGGTCTGGTGTTCTTCATGTGTTGATGACTGATTATTATGAGAAGATGTTGATTGAGCTGGCATCAGATGAGAAGAATAATTGTCACTCCAGTTGCTATTTGAGGCAGTAGATGGTGGTTGAATTGATCTCATTTCATGTGGTGACGACGCCCTTCTTTGGTCAGTAGTAAATGATGGCTGCTGCATGGAATGCACTTGTGAATACTGTTGTACATTTGATGAACTAATGGATCTGTTACTAGATCCCCTCCAATTACTTGATGGATACTGAGAGGTCACTGGTTGAGTGTAGGCTGGAATGTTAGGTGATGATGATCTCTTAAAGCCAGTGGCCTGAGATGGTGGCTGCATGGAATGGACTTGTGAGGTGCGCACACCAGTCATCTTAGTTTGATGAGGTTCGGTCCAGTTGACGTTTGACGAAGGTTGGTACACTGATCTGTTAGGAGGAGCACCAGTTTGAAGTGTACTAGAGTGCGCCTGCATGTAGTGTTGTGGTGGTAAAGTGCTTGGCTGTGCTTTAGTGATGTAATCAGTCACTGGTCTCCTAGGACCACTAGTAGTGCTTACCCCAGACCGTTGAATGGAGGGAGAATATCGTCCGCTATCAGAGTAGTCGACATTGGAAAAATTACTTGAAAATACACTTGAGGTGTGCCGTGGCACATTGTGTACATTTGATGAGTCTGTCCGTTCTACAGGATGGTTAGAGTGTACTTGCGGTTGAGACATCGCCGTTTTGTTTTCTTCCATTCTCTGTTCATATTCTTTCAAAACTTGTTCGGTCTCCGCCTTCGTGAGGCTGGGTAGTGGTTCCCATGTGCCTACCGGTTTTGGCGCTTTACCGTACAACGAAGCAATCTGCCTCTTCTGTCTGGGAGTTAATCTGTTAACAGAGTAGCGATCCATTACACCTTCTGCACCCCGTTCTGTTTATAACGTCTACAATACTGTGGTCACGAGATCGGCATAAAACTGGGAATCCCCCCACCATTCAGaattatttttgtaacaacGATTTGGTGTTAATTTAAATTGTGTGACCTTGATGTGTGTAGTAGTCAGATGGTTTGAATCTGTTAATGGCGAATGGAAGAATATCATATGATAGGGGTAGATTCATTGTCATTTCACAGAGTATCTTGCCCACGACCGGAGCCAACTTGAACCCATGACCTGTAGGTGCAGTTATCTCATTTGTATTACACACAGTAAGTTGACAAACTTACCAGAAAATCCTACTCCAATCATGATATTACTGTATTTTGGATGTTTATCGATGATAAAATCATTATCAGGAGTTTTCTGCAAGTAAAATCAAACAGCATAGCTATACTGAGCTCACGTACTTGTCATGCAACACCGAATACCAATCAAAGCTCCTAAAGTATAGACTTGTTGTCTGCATGTAAGCATGTATGACTGTTGTATGacaatatgtagctactagTTCACAGATGGCTGCACTGACCATGCTGGAAAATTAATAATGTAAATCAAAAGAGGTTGGTCATGCGTCATCATTcatgtgatctcaaagaaaagtttAATTAGTTAATTAACCCATTCAACCCCAACATCTCagtatcgataaaaagtattctAACGCATGAACTAATAACAGTTCCCAGAGTCGCTGCCCAACACGTTGTGTGACTTTTATAACCAAGAAACAAATGATTATGCAAACTTTTCGAGAATGTGACAAAGGACTGGCATAATAATGATGTTAATTTCAGCCGCCATGTTTTATCGTGTAATCACACGTAGTAAGTAGTACGTCACAGGGCTATGAcacatgaccaacctcctctgacctTGAAAGTTCTGCATGCtacaagtacatacacacatatataaacAGCTAATATACAGATAGTTATAGGGGTACGTACAGTAGTGTGCTCCAATTGGAGGTTTGTATGGTATCaatgggtcacatataatagcTGGTTTCTGTTGGTGCGATCCAGGTGACTAATAGGGGAAACCTTGTTGGTTTATTAAAACTGACGTTACAAAAACCATTGCATATATCATGTCATg
The nucleotide sequence above comes from Dysidea avara chromosome 3, odDysAvar1.4, whole genome shotgun sequence. Encoded proteins:
- the LOC136249147 gene encoding uncharacterized protein, giving the protein MSFRSRVDPVVAGLTASQKRQIVALYGGGQSQSGGRWDPIPVLSQEQIQLVLEEQQNEHRSHPLSPPYGSDERYVYRSQPMTNPTGAGISREMYRNPQPYSMPPGRTERLYSAPNEVHTGPLMYSHQYPSTTQPPLSSSYPSMTQPSSGRVPHPPLSTPYHSTTGHTASVNTAQSLSMEDNYPTDHNYAIMVIGVTGSGKSTACNFFCGQNVFNTKGGAVSVTTKSEAHSCYVLDKKVLLIDTPGFSDAYESEEQRMTDLGKALYYAQEGVHAIVICFNGTARFDLSTESVVNALDQLGTFWPHAFILYTHADDMGSNESEQKQQIFQWLSNPRCPDRLKWLLEHVQYRFVTVESRMKRGDNAYRQQKCREFLGMVEHVYHENHCQLYTNKLFKWAKEKYDKARREKMEQEEMLKNCQQSLSEHQDLLKSFEEQSITATRSQQESIDSLQQEIKSLQQQLQHQTSYSENRNEVYQQLSAKQTIEQEENRKLREMIKEQRDTMELIRQNHDHQMAEEKKLLQLQNQTVMERSVASMKEDMRDMQAENRELKREMRQSQQPQQLAVSHQREDSNPLADIANGVGSVAKGVGKIVNKCSIM
- the LOC136249146 gene encoding uncharacterized protein; this encodes MDRYSVNRLTPRQKRQIASLYGKAPKPVGTWEPLPSLTKAETEQVLKEYEQRMEENKTAMSQPQVHSNHPVERTDSSNVHNVPRHTSSVFSSNFSNVDYSDSGRYSPSIQRSGVSTTSGPRRPVTDYITKAQPSTLPPQHYMQAHSSTLQTGAPPNRSVYQPSSNVNWTEPHQTKMTGVRTSQVHSMQPPSQATGFKRSSSPNIPAYTQPVTSQYPSSNWRGSSNRSISSSNVQQYSQVHSMQQPSFTTDQRRASSPHEMRSIQPPSTASNSNWSDNYSSHLMPAQSTSSHNNQSSTHEEHQTTSDSHCVSQLSTDLTSLGITLKLSSIEDMSNVDYSLLVVGVTGSGKSSTCNFFIGENVFETEGGAIAVTAKSDAHVQTILGKRVLFIDTPGFGDEFASDEVRMAELGRAILFAKDGVNAIVLCLDGSRRFDSSVANLLKEFEVLGAFWPYTFILYTHSADMGHNEEERKCKITEWLNHPKCPERMKWLFNKVSHRTMTVESKHYSMSTSYYQDKCQELLHMIEVISAHNHYQRYTNQFFQWAKKKYDHVKQQKIQHERQLKETQRSLWQYQSFVQDMEGDLHRKDQQYTDTMRRQQQYIYNLESQLRSCRDDERMKYQRHVAEVQQQMDQSRQEHQHVVSDHYASKEKMLAKYNEDSKQVAELESQSKKEAVDVFLDELRYELMVSNQERRELRDKVVYMDARLQMMQEEKGHQHKQENSSSSMSGMMVEGAKIMLPTVGKAAAKWLCSIM